CGTCTTGTTAATTAGAaagttttaatgtttaatatatTAGATGTCCGGTTATATATTGTTGTGTTctttaaagtgaaaaataataCTATTCAAAAAAGTATGTAACCTCCACAAATAAAGCGAGTGTACGCCAAATGTTCCCATCCTTATAGTGACGCAACAATTCTATAGAATGATTTGATGGTAcacattttattcaattttggagttcttgaaaataatttcgcATTATTAGCCGTGCTTTCTTAGGATTCCATATATAGAGTAGTAATGTTACAACTTATGTTTATTTCCGTATGTAAAACAATATTACACATTTATTTAGAATAGAAACGAAGAAGACAGAGttcattttgagttttaaaatgtctttagAGTGTTTTGTATGTTGGACAATTGcaaattagaaattttaactaaaacgtttcttttttgaattattcaCTATACAAGATTTTGATGGAAACcgacaattttataaaatgtttttttttttttaatattaactatttcacagcaaataaataaacttaacatcttgaaaaattcaaaaacatttggtATACGTTTTATTATGTTGAATAtgattttataaatgatattcttTCTGTTAATGAATATGTAGTTATGAATACCTTtggattaaatttgaaattcatataAACTTCCTTTTTCCCTAAAGAGAAACAGGAACTCAAAACTTAAGGCTGGCaactacttaaaaaataaaatgcacgactggcttctgtatgcaaagagtatgtttaaaaaagtacctattttttaatttattttaaaatatacctgtaaaataagtttgtcttcaaagatataaatgctatttaatttgtcaaaaaaaccgcgtgattcatcccaagacataactcatcctaggacatttcatcccggaaatgaacgaaaacaattgtttttgtaatcaactagttcgttcaaatctttttcctttgaatagctttaatttaaattcatataagaagaaccaggatggaaaataaattatctgaagataagaaagaggcagaacatgtatgtttaaattgtaaagcgatcgcctattggtagtgtagttaggtaggtgtttAAAGCGAATAAataatagttcattggcgtctCAGCTTTATGGAGATATatagttcagtttatttttttttctataaattttaaaagaaacaagcatacgaagaaattgctattcatgtgttgtttacagtcaggctcttgtgttagttagtgacacgtaagcagtagttgttgaaaaagtgattctaatagaaaatacatatactctttctggcccttTTCTTTAACTCGtgctaagtatttattcttttatataggcgaaggcaagtaaaagaataatattttaatttcatatgtaCAAATGTActaagataatacttcttgatagacactttaatatagattgttgattaaatatattacattcgttaatccgatacagtgacggccatcgttggtatttacaatatttattgttataaaaatacatacatatgtaccaaaagcattaatttggataaaagataagaatgtaataacaattttgtcaaaataatgcgctcatgcacagttaaaagaatttaaactattttaagactaaaaatttgaccggaaaaattagtttttcttaaaaaatgtaaaggccattttataaatcaaaaaacccttgattttcaattttttttcaacaattgttggagcgtttttttttttttttttaattaatttgtatatatacaatttttcaatgttgttctaaaaatatttttggtatgcagttgtttagtgattgtaaatatatgcTATACATtagaattttgtaagaaaatgttgacccatttttgagatatagaattttgaaaaacaaaattcaatattttttttttaaatccaaacaataaaaaattgcacttttgataattaaatattccttattccaaaaaaaaacttattgaaatcagttaataagttactgagaaaattaaaaaacaaaacaatggttCTATGAGcgggacagacagacaaaacaaatcggacggaatcgcgggacccacttttttcgacttctctaccattgtaatatcatgtttgattaaaatctcgagttcgaaattttgcacgaatgcaaaacttgccatatagttcctgtATGTTTCAAGTAAAAAGAAGACAGAGttcattttgagttttaaaatgtctGCAGAGTGTTTTGTATGTTGGACgctaaaaatacaattcaaatcTCTATCCACAGCAGAATTTCACTTTACCATTTATCAGAAggatgttaaattttttatattcataaaaatgtcTATTGTACTTTTCTACTTACACAAAAGAAGGCATGCACCGTAAGACTCGATTCAAGTATATTTACCATGATTTAATATCTTTCCGAcagtcaaacttattttttaaatgtatcttaagtattcttttttcaatgttgtttaaaaatttgaactaaaacatgaatatttatttttttgaattattcacTATACAAGATTTAGATAGAAAccgacaattttgtaaaatgtttttacaacaaataaacaaacttaacattttgaagaattcgAAATAAATTGTTATATGTTAGGTTATGTTAAatatatcttttcgaaaagataACCTCTCTGTTTATGAATGTgataaatgaaaaatggaactaTAATAGATAATATAATATAGATATTATCAAATACCTTGGAgcgattttgacaaaaaaattaaatatggaaaCGCATCTGAGAGATAAGAGAGTGCAAAAGCCGCCATCAGCGGAAAAACGCCTTAATAAAGCAACTGGGTCTCTGCACAGAGCAATTTATCAACTCAATCACAATTTGGAGGTGAAGAACTATTTCCGGGATAAATACAGCGTAGAGGAGATTTCGATGATAGTAAAGCTGCGTGGTGAACTCTTACCTCTTAACTTCATTCCACATAGGGAGGATTTACCAATATTATGCTCCTTATGTAATCCACAAGTTAGAGAAGATGTATTTCACTTTATCTGTAAATATCCAATTCTTAAAGACATCAGGAAAAATGTTCTTCGAACgggttttttgaatgaaaataaatttgtatcattGTTGAACGAAGAAAGAATTGTTAATGAGAGTTTCTGaagataatatttaataatttcaatagtatactattaaaacaaatttaaatcgtgtacctaatttgtttatttatatgtaaattATTATAACTTTTCAATTTATGTCATGCcagctttttttgatttttaagacgAGCAATAAAAAATACATCTAATCTATAAACTCATTTTAACCAATTAAATTAAGAGTTTAAGACTTCCTTTTTCCCTAAAGAAAAACGGGGACTCAAAACTTAAAGTTGGCAACTAGCCaactttttacaaattgtattcTACAAATGACTCGatagtcaaataaaaaacttaacaaattatGTTTTAGTTGCAACCAGAAACTCATGTAAAAACCAGCGTACTTCAAATCATCAATTGATAGATCTGAGAATAGATAGGCACTGtctaactaattttaataaGTAATTCTCTGAAATTTGATTCCTATATTTTGaatcgaaaaattataaaaactcttCAAACTACCACTTTtatcaaaagaattttaaattttaaattaatacccACTTTGAAGTCCACGATTTCttatatttcaaataacttAACTCACCTTAAATGTCTCCGTTTTCACTTAATTGGATCTATGCCCATAtgattataatatatttttttatatttttattttgtttgttcagcCCACCATATTTTACTAATGAATCACTTAACGGAATTTAAATTTCACCggttaaaaaaatctttctttttttcacataTTTGCTTATACCTATACCAATATGTAGttcaaagaaaaagtaaaagtgaaaataaaaaataaaatatcacacATCCAGTTTTTTTCGATAATTATGATTAAGcataatttttgacaaaaccacaccaaaaaataaaagaaagttttcaagGCATCTTTATACTACATACCTTTTATCTATATCTAAGCCATTGTGAAGAAATATCAATCAATTTCTCTGCCCTGTGGCGacagacaaacaaaattaaataaacaaataaaaatatttgcatatatGTAAATCATGTAACGATGTTCTTATGTGTAAAATTCACATtactgtgtttttgtttttatttaaaaagagatTTCTTAATttctacaaataaataatttacaattctaagttttttttttcttaaattttaaagctatttGCACCAGATTCTtgtaaaacaaatatacaatCTTACTTTTGCACCAACTTATTTCCGGATAAAGTGAAGATCTATCTATCATCGAAGATTCCATCAATTCCTCCAAAGTCAAGTCCAAAATCACCATCATCCTCACCCGGAGGCACAAAGGCTCCATTGAATACGTCCGCAAGTCGTTCCTCCATACCCATTGTCGATGCAATTCCGTAAATTATCCGCATCACTACCAGTCGAACAAAATTTGGCGTTGAAGTCTCCTTTCCTTGGGCTCCCAGGAAAAGCTGCTTAGGATCGGCTTCAGCGGTAACTACAACACTTTTCGGAGTGGTAGCTTTTGGAATACAAGCGACGAAGGCCAATAAACCGAATGCAATTGCACAGATAAAAAGATACTTTGATACcatttttaagattaagattaaattgcaaaggaaaaaaataatattgtttttgtttgcaccACGATCACCGTTAATATGAAGTATGCGTCTGCGTTCTCGTCGTGGTCTTTAGTCGGTGGTAGAGTGTTCTTCCGGTCTCGTATAACAACAAGTAATACTATCTATCTGCGCAGACACCTGCTTTGCAATTGTCTTCAGCACCAAGTCGTCGCTATCATAAAACTGACCATCATGGGACTTTGTTTTGCCCCTTTAAAGAATATAGGAGAAAGTCGGGTCAAAACGAACATAATATAGACtgttataaattcaaaattaattgtttttctaaGCTTCTAACCGGATTCCAAGAATAAACAACATGGCGGGTGGCAAATGTTACAGCTTTGAATCTATTCAATAGCAGCTTGATCTTCCGTTTAGATCTTAACGATGGGGTAATAGTGTAAACTTTGGTTGGAAAGAAGAAGCAGCTGCCGCTGTTTGTTTACTTTGCAAAGCTTTTAATCTCTGACttagtttatataaaaagagATTTAACATCAAAATCAAGACAGTGTAGTAAGTGGAGCAAAAATCGCTTGGTCGATGGAAAAGTTTTTATATGATAGTTAAGAATTTGGTGatcaatgttttctatgtttttttgataattaattgAGTGGAACAgttgtttttctaaattgttGTCAATTCAgcgaatcaatttcaaaatttcaaacaaactttaagtcttctttaaaacaaattgtttttggtaaaaaaaatccttgcaatgttttctatgttttttgtgtgtgactaatacaaatcaattaaaagaaaagctattttggaaaatgtttgaaaattgtttaattaaatgttttttagttACCCAATTCGCCATTTATTGTTTGTGGCTTtagttttgattaatttatgtGTCAtgctatgttttctatgtttgcaTATTCTTTCCTgaaatattaatacatttttaccattaaagaaaaaatagcaTTCACCAGAagtcacaatttttatttcgccATTCATTGCTTTCTTACAAATGGGCTAAgacttattttgtaaaattttatttagtttaagattgcttgtttctgtttttttatttctaaattctacactatttcatattaattttcaaGCAAAGACGCACCGTTGAAGGTCAATCGAACTGATTTTGAAAACAtgaatgttatgttatgttatgtcaagcactttacaaaatttcacttttcattgaatttatttGCTCGATTTctggtgaaaaatattttttttaatttattaaaaactcagTGAAAAAATTCATCActataaaaagaaactttttgccCAATTATTCCTTACCCCAATATCCCCTACCGAAATTCTTTCTTGAAATAAACATATGATACCTACGGGGAGAAGATTATAAATGGTATAAAGAAAGGGAAatggttttttctttcttttccttttagACATCATTATCAGTGTGTATGTTAGCGGTAGGTACCTATAGGTATTAAAGACCTCTTGCTTTTGAGTTGGattcaaagaattaaaattggAAGTGTGTCTTTCTCTTTGTTTAACACAAAACTAAAGCTCAATAGTCTTAAAGTCTCTATCTAAATTGAAACTGAAGACATTTTTTGGTCGACCAAGTCCAAGGTGCAATGCAAAAGTCAGCACACTCTTGattgaaattcttttgttttgatcATGATCATGATCGTCATTATCATGATGGTGGAGTCGGAGTTGttcatttaacttttttgacCCAAATAgctccatttttttaaagctgacgatgacgatgaggatTAAGACTGTGACGATCGAAGGAGAA
This window of the Eupeodes corollae chromosome 3, idEupCoro1.1, whole genome shotgun sequence genome carries:
- the LOC129949730 gene encoding uncharacterized protein LOC129949730, whose amino-acid sequence is MVSKYLFICAIAFGLLAFVACIPKATTPKSVVVTAEADPKQLFLGAQGKETSTPNFVRLVVMRIIYGIASTMGMEERLADVFNGAFVPPGEDDGDFGLDFGGIDGIFDDR